CCATAGAAGTGGGGAATCCTTCTAAATACAACATGGTAGAAGTGAGTTTTTAGGAAGACTAGCGCTCATCGTGAAATTAAAATCATATAATAAAAAGAGCTTCCAGGTGCGTGTTCGATTGTTTAGATGAATTGAAATACAAAGAAATTAAATTTATTGCTACATTTTGTTTCCATTTTGATGAAAAGATGTTATAGTTATTCATGGTTATCAAATAGATGGCAGAAGTTACTGCAAAGACAGGCGCTTTTTATAGTCAAAAAATGATTCTAAAAAACATTTTTATTTTTTATAAAAAAAGTGTTGACATCCTCTAGATGATTATCGTATAATAGTATTTGTCGTTGAGGTCATTGAAGTTAATTCGAAATGACGAACGCGATACATAAACGTGTCCCAGTAGCTCAGCTGGATAGAGCAACAGCCTTCTAAGCTGTGGGTCAGGGGTTCGAATCCCTTCTGGGACGCTAACCGAAAGCCTATGAACATTATGTTCATAGGCTTTTTTTCTAATTTATTATAATTAACTAGGTAGGAACTTAGGGAGGTTGAGTTCATTTTAATCAATGATAAGCATACTTATTCCAAATAATCTTCTGTATTATATCTTCCATCTGTTCAGCTCTTGCACGAAAGTTTTTCTATTTGAAAAATTAATGGAGAATATCGGCGGTCGTGAAAATAGATTTACTTTAATTATGAAATCTTTTGCTATTCATTCAACGAATCCTCCATCGACTGACATGCAGGACAGTGGATCGAAAATAAATGAAAAAACGACGGGTATCATAATGTTAATGGCGAATGAAAACGAATGAAAACACTGGGGATTATTCCGAAGAAGATATGTGGGGCTATTGAAGGAGCTTAATATGAGCAATTTTAAGAAAGACTGCTATAATAGCATTCAGAGTATCCACTCGAGAAGTTACATGCATGAAGCGTGCCAAAGATTGAGCCAATGCGGTTAATAAATCCAACACTAACCTCGGTGCATGGTTGCTGGTGTAAATCCGCGGAAATCTGATAAATCTAAATTAGGTGGCCTTACCACCTCCATCAACAAGTGCCGTGAAAGCTGATGGAGTGTATGGGTAATGCGCGCATGTAACTATTGCGATGGAACTCTTTTGCAAGGTAAAGCAGCGACATGGTTGAGTTGAAGATAATCTTCAAGCTTCAGTCGATGCCATAATTTTTAATGATTTTGGCGTCGGATAGGGGCGTATCTGTTCTGAGCACAGTCATCCGCTTTTAGTCTATGCAATCACGGAACTATGGTTAGTCAGGTTTTCGGTGCGAAACTTTAGTTAATAAAAATATCTATTAAATTATTTATCTAAAAGGGGATTACTATTCATGTGCGAATATAACGCAGTATTAGCAAGAAATACGGAAAATGCTCCAAACAGTATCGGTTCATATTCACAAACTGTGGCTTACTCTCATTACAATCATGTATCAGCTCAATTACCTATCGAACCTGAAACTGGTAAATTGGTAGGTGGCGGCATAAAAGAGCAAGCTGATCAGTGTTTTAAGAATATTAAGGCGATTGTAAATGGCATCGATCATGTTATGAGCGATGTTGTTAAAATCACTGTATTTGTTAAAGATATTAAAGATGTCGATGAGGTAGACGAAGTTTATAAAACATTTTTCCCAACTTATGTTCCTGCACGGACGATAGTCGCAGTTGCAGCGTTACCAATGGATGCTTTAGTGCAAATTGAAGCACTTGTTTCAAATGGTGAAGGTACAATTCCGGACGCACCGCAAGCAGGCGACCTTATCAAGCTGACAAATAACACAGAAAATGCACCAACAAGTCTCTTGTCTACACAAACTGTGTCTTTCTCTCATTACAATAATCTTTCAGCTCAATTACCGATTGATCCGAAGACAGGTAGATTGGTAGTTGGTGGTGTAAAAGAACAGACAGGACAGTGTTTAAAAAATATTAAGGCAATTTTAGAAAGTATCGACGTTCCTTTTGACGATATTGTTAAAATTAATATTCACCTTAAGAACCTCTCGGATATTGAAGCTGTAAACGAAGTGTACACAACATTTTTCCCGGACTCGGCGATCGCGAGAGCCGTAGCCTATTTCCCGGCACGAACAACAGTTGAAGTTTTAGCTTTACCTATAGATGCTTTGGTACAAATTGAAGCGGTAGTGTCACACGGAGATGGTACACCTCCGCAAGCTATTGAAGATAGGCATGGAATTATCATAGAGGCGAACAATACTAAAAATGCACCTAAGTGTCCGCTATCTACTCAGACTGTAGCGTTTTCTCATTATAATCACATTTCAGCTCAATTACCGATTGATCCAAAAACTGGAGAAATGGTAGCTGGTGATATACAGGAGCAGGCTAGACAGTGCTTAAAAAATATTAAGTCAATTATAGAAAGTATCGAACACGTTATGACCGATGTTGTTAAAGTAAATATCTTCGTTAAAAACATCCTAGATATTGATGCTGTAGACGAAATTTACACAACATTCTTCCCTGGCGGTATTCCTGCACGAAGTACAGTTGGCGTATCTGCTTTACCTGGAGATGCGTTAATCCAAATCGATGCAATTGTATCAAACGCTGAAGGAACTCCACCGATAGCATAATAATCATTCGTATATATGTACGGGCTTCATCTTTTTTGTTAATCAAGGTTGGTAGTGCGTGTAAAATCGCATATTTTATACATAAAAATGAGGCAACACTTGTTTTGTAACAGTGTAGATGGAGAGGCATCAAGGTTTTAGCCGATTATGGCAAAAATCTTGATGTTTTTTTAGTTTTTGGGCATAATAAATAAACTGATTTAGCAAGAAATCTATGCAATTAAGTTTATATAGAAGGTGACGCCTAAACTTTTTCGTGTAGTTTGTTCAGTTTATAGTCAAAATGCGGAAGCGAAACTAGGTCTTCACACCTTTGCGCTCTCTTTTTACAGGTTTTTCAAACCCGTAAACTTCCTTTGTAATTCGGTTATAAATCATAAATATCACTCACTTTCTAAGGTTTTTAATGGAGTGTGTTTAGGAATTTTCGAAAGGCAGTCTAGTGAAAGTATTCGGAAGAATTTTGTTTTGAACATTTTTTAGTGGAATCCTTTTAAAGAATTTAGATTTATGTTATACATATATTCGCCGGGTCTTTTCTATAGTGTTTAGTTTACCAAATCCACTAGACAAGAAAAGATCCCATTTTCATGTTTATGAATCTATCGTGCATTCGTTTGGCTTCTAGTTCATTAAATGAATTCGGATGCTATCTAAATCGCCAATAACCATTTTACTGATCATGTATGATGTCAAAATGGTTATCCGTATGATTACTCTCTAGCCTGACGATAAAGTGATTTTAATTTATTTGTTATCATTATGGCTAATTTTGATAAAGCAACCATAATGAGTATAGCAACCTAAATTTAAATCATTCCGTCAAAAATCGTGAATTAGCCTGAATTTCGGAACGTCTATTCCTTAATTTGATATATACGATTACCTATTTTCAAATTGATCATCGTACTAAAAAAGTCTCGCTTAATTTTATTGAAAATAGGTTTGATTTAAGGTGGTTTGGGGAAGGTATGTTCAAAGCGCTTTAGAAGTTAGGAGAAATAAAAGGAAGGTGATGGGTAGCAAGTGCCGCGAAAAAAACGAAGCCTTCTTAGCGTAGGAGACAGAAAATGTAAAAATCTAAATCGTGTTTAAAACACGGTGGTAGAGAGGTTTCTGACAGAATAATGATGAGTGGAAATTAGTCGTTTATCAGCGTGAAAAGGGCACAGTTTGACAAAATAGTGAAGTCAAAAGCAAATCATTGCATGAAATGAAACTTATGTAGTACAATCAGTTTTGGAATGATGACATTCGACTTTTTACGACATCATTCGAGTTAAGTGTAAAGGAGGAAAAAACATTGCATTTAAATCCAGCAGAGAAAGAAAAATTACAAATTTTTCTAGCGAGCGAATTAGCTCTTAAGCGTAAAGCAAGAGGTCTTAAGTTGAACTATCCGGAAGCAGTTGCGATCATCACAAGTTTCATTATGGAGGGTGCGCGTGACGGAAAGACGGTAGCGATGCTAATGGAAGAAGGAAAACACGTTCTTACGAGGGACGATGTTATGGAAGGTGTACCAGAAATGATTGATGATATTCAAGCAGAGGCTACTTTCCCGGATGGAACTAAACTCGTAACTGTTCACAATCCAATTTCTTAAATAAATATCACAAGAATTTAAGAAGGCATTGATAATAGGAGGGAAGCAAAAGTGAGTAATAATAATTATATCGTACCCGGTGAATACCGAGTAGCCGAAGGCGAAATCGAAATTAACGCTGGTCGTGAGAAAACAACGATTCGCGTATCTAATACTGGAGACCGTCCAATCCAAGTCGGCTCACACATTCACTTTGTTGAAGTGAATAAAGAACTTTTATTTGACCGTGCAGAAGGTATCGGTAGAAGATTGAACATTCCATCAGGTACTGCAGCTCGTTTTGAGCCAGGTGAAGAGATGGAAGTTGAATTAACTGAACTCGGTGGAAATCGTGAAGTATTTGGTATTTCAGACCTAACAAACGGCTCTGTTGATAATAAAGAGTTAATTCTTCAGAGAGCAAAAGAATTAGGCTATAAAGGAGTTGAATGATAAGTGAAAATCAATAGACAGCAGTATGCTGAAAGTTACGGTCCAACTGTTGGTGACCAAGTTCGCCTCGCGGATACGGATCTTTGGATTGAAGTAGAGAAAGATTATACTACCTACGGAGATGAAGCGAACTTCGGTGGCGGTAAAGTATTACGTGAAGGTATGGGAGAAAACGGTACATACACTCGTACTGAAAATGTTCTTGACCTTCTTCTTACAAATGCACTTATCCTTGACTATACAGGAATTTACAAGGCAGACATCGGTGTAAAAGATGGCTACATCGTAGGTATCGGTAAAGGCGGTAACCCAGACATTATGGATGGCGTTACGCCAAACATGATTGTTGGTACAGCTACAGAAGTTATTGCTGCAGAAGGTAAGATTGTAACAGCTGGTGGAATTGACACACACGTTCACTTCATCAACCCAGATCAAGTTGATGTAGCACTAGCTAACGGAATCACAACTTTATTCGGTGGCGGTACTGGACCAGCAGAAGGTTCTAAAGCAACAACAGTTACACCTGGACCATGGAATATCGAGAAGATGCTTAAGTCTACAGAAGGACTTCCAATCAACGTTGGTATCCTAGGAAAAGGACATGGTTCTTCTATCGCTCCAATTATGGAACAAATCGATGCAGGTGCAGCTGGTCTGAAAATTCACGAAGACTGGGGTGCAACACCAGCATCCATCGACCGTAGCTTGACAGTGGCTGACGAAGCTGACGTTCAAGTTGCGATTCACTCCGATACATTGAACGAAGCAGGATTCCTTGAAGATACACTTCGTGCAATTAACGGCCGTGTAATTCACTCATTCCACGTTGAAGGTGCAGGTGGCGGTCACGCTCCTGACATTATGGCAATGGCTGGTCATCCAAACGTATTGCCTTCATCAACGAACCCGACAAGACCATTTACGGTAAATACAATCGATGAGCACCTTGATATGCTTATGGTTTGTCACCACTTAAAGCAAAACATTCCTGAGGACGTTGCATTTGCAGACTCAAGAATTCGTCCTGAAACAATCGCTGCAGAAGACATTCTACATGACCTAGGTATTATCAGTATGATGTCAACAGATGCGCTTGCAATGGGACGTGCTGGAGAAATGGTACTCAGAACATGGCAAACTGCTGATAAAATGAAAAAACAACGCGGTCCATTAGCTGAGGAAAAGAACGGTTCAGATAACTT
This window of the Sporosarcina pasteurii genome carries:
- a CDS encoding RidA family protein, which codes for MCEYNAVLARNTENAPNSIGSYSQTVAYSHYNHVSAQLPIEPETGKLVGGGIKEQADQCFKNIKAIVNGIDHVMSDVVKITVFVKDIKDVDEVDEVYKTFFPTYVPARTIVAVAALPMDALVQIEALVSNGEGTIPDAPQAGDLIKLTNNTENAPTSLLSTQTVSFSHYNNLSAQLPIDPKTGRLVVGGVKEQTGQCLKNIKAILESIDVPFDDIVKINIHLKNLSDIEAVNEVYTTFFPDSAIARAVAYFPARTTVEVLALPIDALVQIEAVVSHGDGTPPQAIEDRHGIIIEANNTKNAPKCPLSTQTVAFSHYNHISAQLPIDPKTGEMVAGDIQEQARQCLKNIKSIIESIEHVMTDVVKVNIFVKNILDIDAVDEIYTTFFPGGIPARSTVGVSALPGDALIQIDAIVSNAEGTPPIA
- the ureA gene encoding urease subunit gamma, coding for MHLNPAEKEKLQIFLASELALKRKARGLKLNYPEAVAIITSFIMEGARDGKTVAMLMEEGKHVLTRDDVMEGVPEMIDDIQAEATFPDGTKLVTVHNPIS
- a CDS encoding urease subunit beta, translated to MVPGEYRVAEGEIEINAGREKTTIRVSNTGDRPIQVGSHIHFVEVNKELLFDRAEGIGRRLNIPSGTAARFEPGEEMEVELTELGGNREVFGISDLTNGSVDNKELILQRAKELGYKGVE
- the ureC gene encoding urease subunit alpha, which encodes MKINRQQYAESYGPTVGDQVRLADTDLWIEVEKDYTTYGDEANFGGGKVLREGMGENGTYTRTENVLDLLLTNALILDYTGIYKADIGVKDGYIVGIGKGGNPDIMDGVTPNMIVGTATEVIAAEGKIVTAGGIDTHVHFINPDQVDVALANGITTLFGGGTGPAEGSKATTVTPGPWNIEKMLKSTEGLPINVGILGKGHGSSIAPIMEQIDAGAAGLKIHEDWGATPASIDRSLTVADEADVQVAIHSDTLNEAGFLEDTLRAINGRVIHSFHVEGAGGGHAPDIMAMAGHPNVLPSSTNPTRPFTVNTIDEHLDMLMVCHHLKQNIPEDVAFADSRIRPETIAAEDILHDLGIISMMSTDALAMGRAGEMVLRTWQTADKMKKQRGPLAEEKNGSDNFRAKRYVSKYTINPAIAQGIAHEVGSIEEGKFADLVLWEPKFFGVKADRVIKGGIIAYAQIGDPSASIPTPQPVMGRRMYGTVGDLIHDTNITFMSKSSIQQGVPAKLGLKRRIGTVKNCRNIGKKDMKWNDVTTDIDINPETYEVKVDGEVLTCEPVKELPMAQRYFLF